Proteins co-encoded in one Gossypium arboreum isolate Shixiya-1 chromosome 11, ASM2569848v2, whole genome shotgun sequence genomic window:
- the LOC108473951 gene encoding uncharacterized protein LOC108473951 isoform X1 — MGSCVSKQGSFGGLSKKKKRRILCRRKTIKRRVSSRKLENGEFAAGSKDFSRASSTVQVTGSADLAWRDCFSVFESELDEDFYSLHDEVVSVTGSENASALSVSSPRDLSLINNVNSQSKANDNQTEGSAVFVDDISSESIRGDEKQAAHHVELLPNTCLPCLQSTAPSLERKRSFNPSTLGSKKKAPLKLSFKWRDGHANPTLVSPKVGFQRPVAGTSVPHCPKEKSMPDCWSPLEPSSFKVRGQNYFRDKKKEFASNSAAFHPFGVDLFLSPRKIDHIARFVELPVFNLSEEIPATLVVNIQIPLYPITIFQSENDGEGMNLVLYFKLSESYSKELPLQFRENIIRFINDEVERVKGFPVDTIAPFRERLKMIGRVANVMDLHLSTAEKKLMNAYNEKPVLSRPQHEFYLGENYFEIDLDLHRFSYISRKGFEAFQDRYKLCILDFGLTIQGNKPEDLPENMLCCIRLNQINHINYGQLQL, encoded by the exons atgggTAGTTGTGTTTCAAAGCAAGGAAGCTTTGGGGGATTgtcaaagaagaagaaaaggaggATTCTGTGCAGAAGAAAGACCATTAAAAGGAGGGTTTCTTCTCGCAAGCTTGAAAATGGGGAATTTGCTGCTGGTTCTAAGGATTTTTCTCGTGCTAGTTCTACCGTCCAAG TGACAGGAAGTGCAGACTTGGCATGGCGCGATTGCTTTTCAGTATTTGAATCTGAATTGGATGAAGATTTTTATAGCCTCCATGATG AGGTAGTATCTGTGACTGGCTCTGAAAATGCATCTGCATTGAGTGTATCGTCTCCTAGAGATTTGAGTCTAATTAACAATGTTAATTCTCAATCGAAGGCGAATGATAATCAGACTGAGGGGAGTGCTGTATTTGTGGATGATATTTCTAGTGAAAGTATTCGTGGGGATGAAAAGCAAGCTGCACATCATGTCGAACTTCTTCCAAATACTTGCTTGCCTTGTCTTCAGTCGACTGCCCCTTCACTTGAGAGAAAAAGATCGTTTAACCCAAGTACTCTTGGTTCAAAGAAGAAAGCACCTCTGAAACTATCCTTTAAATGGAGGGACGGACATGCCAATCCGACATTAG TTTCTCCGAAGGTGGGTTTCCAAAGACCGGTAGCTGGTACCTCAGTCCCACACTGTCCGAAAGAGAAAAGCATGCCTGATTGTTGGTCTCCTCTTGAGCCAAGTTCTTTCAAGGTCCGTGGCCAGAACTACTTTAG GGACAAAAAGAAGGAATTTGCTTCAAACTCTGCAGCATTTCATCCCTTTGGAGTTGACCTCTTCTTATCTCCACGCAAAATTGATCACATTGCTCGTTTTGTGGAACTTCCGGTTTTTAATTTATCTGAAGAAATCCCTGCTACTCTTGTTGTAAATATTCAG ATTCCATTGTACCCTATTACAATCTTTCAAAGTGAAAACGATGGAGAAGGAATGAATTTGGTGTTGTACTTTAAACTATCAGAAAGTTACTCAAAAGAGCTCCCACTTCAGTTCCGAGAAAATATTATA CGGTTTATCAATGATGAGGTAGAGCGAGTTAAAGGATTCCCTGTAGATACTATTGCACCTTTTAGGGAAAGACTGAAAATGATTGGCCGAGTGGCAAATGTTATGGATCTTCATTTAAGCACAGCTGAGAAGAAGCTTATGAATGCTTATAATGAAAAGCCGGTTCTCTCGCGACCTCAGCATGAATTTTACttg GGCGAGAACTACTTTGAGATTGATTTAGATTTGCATAGATTTAGCTACATATCTAGAAAAGGTTTCGAGGCGTTTCAGGACAGATATAAGTTGTGTATACTGGATTTTGGCTTGacaattcag GGAAATAAACCCGAAGATTTACCGGAGAACATGCTATGCTGCATACGATTGAATCAAATCAACCACATTAATTATGGTCAACTGCAGTTATAG
- the LOC108473951 gene encoding uncharacterized protein LOC108473951 isoform X2 yields MGSCVSKQGSFGGLSKKKKRRILCRRKTIKRRVSSRKLENGEFAAGSKDFSRASSTVQGSADLAWRDCFSVFESELDEDFYSLHDEVVSVTGSENASALSVSSPRDLSLINNVNSQSKANDNQTEGSAVFVDDISSESIRGDEKQAAHHVELLPNTCLPCLQSTAPSLERKRSFNPSTLGSKKKAPLKLSFKWRDGHANPTLVSPKVGFQRPVAGTSVPHCPKEKSMPDCWSPLEPSSFKVRGQNYFRDKKKEFASNSAAFHPFGVDLFLSPRKIDHIARFVELPVFNLSEEIPATLVVNIQIPLYPITIFQSENDGEGMNLVLYFKLSESYSKELPLQFRENIIRFINDEVERVKGFPVDTIAPFRERLKMIGRVANVMDLHLSTAEKKLMNAYNEKPVLSRPQHEFYLGENYFEIDLDLHRFSYISRKGFEAFQDRYKLCILDFGLTIQGNKPEDLPENMLCCIRLNQINHINYGQLQL; encoded by the exons atgggTAGTTGTGTTTCAAAGCAAGGAAGCTTTGGGGGATTgtcaaagaagaagaaaaggaggATTCTGTGCAGAAGAAAGACCATTAAAAGGAGGGTTTCTTCTCGCAAGCTTGAAAATGGGGAATTTGCTGCTGGTTCTAAGGATTTTTCTCGTGCTAGTTCTACCGTCCAAG GAAGTGCAGACTTGGCATGGCGCGATTGCTTTTCAGTATTTGAATCTGAATTGGATGAAGATTTTTATAGCCTCCATGATG AGGTAGTATCTGTGACTGGCTCTGAAAATGCATCTGCATTGAGTGTATCGTCTCCTAGAGATTTGAGTCTAATTAACAATGTTAATTCTCAATCGAAGGCGAATGATAATCAGACTGAGGGGAGTGCTGTATTTGTGGATGATATTTCTAGTGAAAGTATTCGTGGGGATGAAAAGCAAGCTGCACATCATGTCGAACTTCTTCCAAATACTTGCTTGCCTTGTCTTCAGTCGACTGCCCCTTCACTTGAGAGAAAAAGATCGTTTAACCCAAGTACTCTTGGTTCAAAGAAGAAAGCACCTCTGAAACTATCCTTTAAATGGAGGGACGGACATGCCAATCCGACATTAG TTTCTCCGAAGGTGGGTTTCCAAAGACCGGTAGCTGGTACCTCAGTCCCACACTGTCCGAAAGAGAAAAGCATGCCTGATTGTTGGTCTCCTCTTGAGCCAAGTTCTTTCAAGGTCCGTGGCCAGAACTACTTTAG GGACAAAAAGAAGGAATTTGCTTCAAACTCTGCAGCATTTCATCCCTTTGGAGTTGACCTCTTCTTATCTCCACGCAAAATTGATCACATTGCTCGTTTTGTGGAACTTCCGGTTTTTAATTTATCTGAAGAAATCCCTGCTACTCTTGTTGTAAATATTCAG ATTCCATTGTACCCTATTACAATCTTTCAAAGTGAAAACGATGGAGAAGGAATGAATTTGGTGTTGTACTTTAAACTATCAGAAAGTTACTCAAAAGAGCTCCCACTTCAGTTCCGAGAAAATATTATA CGGTTTATCAATGATGAGGTAGAGCGAGTTAAAGGATTCCCTGTAGATACTATTGCACCTTTTAGGGAAAGACTGAAAATGATTGGCCGAGTGGCAAATGTTATGGATCTTCATTTAAGCACAGCTGAGAAGAAGCTTATGAATGCTTATAATGAAAAGCCGGTTCTCTCGCGACCTCAGCATGAATTTTACttg GGCGAGAACTACTTTGAGATTGATTTAGATTTGCATAGATTTAGCTACATATCTAGAAAAGGTTTCGAGGCGTTTCAGGACAGATATAAGTTGTGTATACTGGATTTTGGCTTGacaattcag GGAAATAAACCCGAAGATTTACCGGAGAACATGCTATGCTGCATACGATTGAATCAAATCAACCACATTAATTATGGTCAACTGCAGTTATAG
- the LOC108473952 gene encoding probable prolyl 4-hydroxylase 7 has protein sequence MDHWYFLGFLLLILLQLCLVSAEINGSVLEMKRGTSSVPFDPTRVTQLSWHPRAFLYKGFLSSEECDHLITLAKDKLEKSMVADNESGDSIESEVRTSSGMFLQKAQDEVVADIEARIAAWTFLPVENGESMQILHYENGQKYEPHFDYFHDKANQELGGHRIATVLMYLSDVESGGETVFPNAEGKLSQPKYDSWSDCAKDGYAVKPRKGDALLFFSLHLDATTDSDSLHGSCPVIKGEKWSATKWIHVRSFDTAKWQSVNRDCVDENENCATWASAGECEKNPSYMIGSEDYYGYCRKSCKVCSS, from the exons ATGGATCATTGGTATTTTCTAGGATTCTTGCTTCTTATTTTGCTTCAACTCTGTTTGGTTTCAGCTGAGATCAATGGATCGGTGCTTGAAATGAAGAGAGGAACTTCTTCGGTTCCATTTGATCCCACTCGTGTTACTCAACTCTCATGGCACCCTAG ggCTTTCCTTTACAAAGGATTTTTATCAAGTGAGGAATGCGATCACCTTATTACTCTG GCTAAGGATAAATTAGAGAAGTCAATGGTGGCGGATAATGAATCAGGTGATAGCATTGAGAGTGAAGTTCGAACCAGCTCTGGGATGTTTCTTCAGAAAGCTCAG GATGAAGTAGTTGCTGATATCGAAGCTAGGATTGCTGCATGGACCTTCCTTCCAGTAG AGAATGGGGAGTCCATGCAAATACTACATTACGAGAATGGTCAAAAGTATGAGCCACATTTCGATTATTTTCACGACAAGGCTAATCAAGAGCTGGGCGGTCACCGTATAGCCACTGTACTGATGTATTTGTCTGATGTTGAGAGTGGTGGGGAAACTGTGTTTCCAAATGCAGAG GGAAAACTTTCTCAGCCAAAGTATGATAGCTGGTCAGATTGTGCAAAAGATGGATATGCAG TGAAACCCAGAAAAGGTGATGCATTACTATTCTTCAGTCTTCATCTTGATGCAACAACTGATTCCGACAGTTTGCATGGAAGTTGCCCAGTGATAAAGGGTGAGAAATGGTCTGCAACAAAATGGATCCATGTCAGGTCATTCGATACGGCAAAGTGGCAGTCTGTAAATAGAGATTGTGTTGATGAGAATGAGAATTGTGCTACCTGGGCTTCAGCGGGTGAGTGTGAAAAGAACCCTAGTTACATGATTGGTTCTGAAGACTATTACGGATATTGTAGGAAGAGTTGTAAGGTATGCTCCTCGTAG
- the LOC108473950 gene encoding glycerol-3-phosphate acyltransferase RAM2-like has protein sequence MAKPKEAPTFIFPRVAHCASIGREKDTVVADMDGTLLRGRSSFPYFALIAFEVGGILRLLFLLLASPIAGILYYFISESAGIQVLIFATFVGMKVSDIESVARAVLPKFYSTDLHPETWRVFSSCGKRCVLTANPRVMVDPFLKDYLGADLVIGTEIHVFKGRATGLVKNPGVLVGTNKADALENAFKDEPIPDIGLGDRKTDYPFMKLCKESYVVPAKPEVDPVSLNKLPKPVVFHDGRLVQKPTPFIALLIVLWIPVGFLLACLRIAAGSLLPMPLVYYAFWALGVRVYIKGNPPPPAKKSIGQTGVLFICSHRTLLDPIFLSTALGRPIPAVTYSVSRLSEIISPIKTVRLNRDRATDASMIKKLLQEGDLVICPEGTTCREPFLLRFSALFAELTDELVPIAMANRMSMFHGTTARGWKGMDPFYFFMNPSPAYEVTFLNKVPYALTCSGGKSSHEVANYIQRMIAASLSYECTSFTRKDKYRALAGNDGTVVEKPKLSPNKVMGC, from the exons ATGGCGAAACCAAAGGAAGCCCCTACTTTTATATTTCCAAGAGTAGCTCACTGTGCATCAATTGGGCGTGAAAAAGACACGGTTGTGGCGGACATGGATGGAACCCTGCTAAGAGGACGAAGCTCTTTCCCTTACTTTGCATTAATTGCCTTTGAAGTTGGTGGGATATTAAGGCTTCTCTTCTTGCTTTTAGCTTCCCCCATAGCAGGGATCCTTTACTATTTCATCTCAGAATCGGCGGGTATTCAAGTCCTAATATTTGCAACCTTCGTGGGAATGAAAGTGTCGGATATCGAATCTGTGGCTCGAGCTGTTTTGCCCAAGTTTTACTCCACCGATTTGCATCCCGAGACTTGGAGGGTGTTCTCTTCATGTGGGAAAAGATGTGTGCTTACGGCCAACCCAAGGGTTATGGTGGATCCCTTTTTGAAGGATTATTTGGGAGCTGATTTGGTTATTGGAACTGAAATCCATGTGTTTAAAGGTAGAGCCACTGGTTTAGTGAAGAATCCAGGGGTTCTTGTGGGAACAAATAAGGCTGATGCACTTGAGAATGCTTTCAAAGATGAGCCTATCCCCGATATTGGTCTTGGGGATCGAAAGACTGATTATCCTTTCATGAAATTGTGCAAG GAAAGTTATGTGGTTCCGGCAAAGCCTGAAGTTGATCCGGTAAGCCTCAACAAACTACCAAAACCAGTAGTTTTCCACGATGGCCGACTTGTTCAAAAACCAACCCCATTCATTGCACTTCTCATCGTCCTTTGGATCCCCGTAGGCTTCCTCCTTGCCTGCCTCCGCATAGCCGCCGGCTCACTCCTTCCCATGCCGTTAGTCTATTATGCGTTTTGGGCACTTGGTGTACGAGTTTACATCAAAGGCAACCCACCCCCACCGGCTAAAAAATCAATAGGTCAAACCGGAGTCCTTTTCATATGCTCTCATAGAACCCTACTTGACCCTATCTTCCTCTCCACAGCTTTAGGCCGGCCGATACCCGCCGTGACATACTCCGTATCGAGATTATCAGAAATCATCTCCCCTATTAAGACCGTCCGTCTCAACCGTGATCGCGCCACGGATGCTTCCATGATTAAAAAGCTATTACAAGAAGGCGACCTAGTTATTTGCCCCGAAGGAACAACATGTAGGGAACCGTTTTTACTAAGGTTTTCGGCTTTATTTGCTGAGTTAACCGACGAACTTGTTCCGATCGCAATGGCGAACCGAATGAGCATGTTCCATGGAACAACAGCTAGGGGGTGGAAAGGGATGGACCCATTTTACTTCTTCATGAACCCTAGCCCAGCTTATGAAGTAACATTCTTGAACAAGGTGCCATATGCTTTAACTTGTAGTGGTGGGAAATCAAGCCATGAAGTTGCCAATTATATTCAAAGAATGATTGCTGCAAGCTTATCATATGAATGTACAAGTTTTACCAGAAAAGATAAGTACAGGGCTTTGGCTGGAAATGATGGCACTGTGGTTGAAAAACCAAAGCTTTCTCCTAATAAGGTCATGGGCTGCTAG
- the LOC108472767 gene encoding AAA-ATPase ASD, mitochondrial-like, with protein MISHLGSIFATLMFVWAVFQQYFPYQFRGYIEKYSQRLLSFVYPYVQITFNEFTGERLMRSEAYSAIENYLSSTSSSQAKRLKADIVKNNQSLVLSMDDHEEVADEFQGIKLWWASAKHVGKTQSFAFYPVTDEKRFYKLIFHKKHRDLIIGPYLKHVLKEGKAIKVRNRQRKLYTNNGSNWSYVVFEHPATFQTLAMEQDKKEEIMEDLITFSQAEEFYSRIGRAWKRGYLLYGPPGTGKSTMIAVMANFLGYDIYDLELTAVKDNTELRKLLIETSSKSIIVIEDIDCSLDLTGQRRPKKEKKDEAEEMKQHPMHKASIEEAKSGQVTLSGLLNFIDGLWSACGGERFIVFTTNFVEKLDPALIRKGRMDKHIELSYCGFEAFKVLAKNYQKVDSHKLFGRIQDLLREVRITPADVAEHLMPKTASRDLQTCFESLIQALESAKQAQDSNKEETALIQGLSEKSVQ; from the coding sequence ATGATTTCCCACCTAGGCTCCATATTTGCCACTTTAATGTTTGTTTGGGCAGTTTTCCAGCAATATTTCCCATACCAATTTCGAGGCTATATCGAAAAATACTCCCAAAGATTGCTTAGTTTTGTCTATCCTTACGTTCAGATTACTTTCAATGAGTTCACAGGTGAACGTCTGATGAGGAGCGAAGCATATTCCGCCATTGAAAACTACCTTAGTTCCACTTCCTCTTCACAAGCTAAGAGACTCAAAGCTGACATAGTGAAGAACAATCAGTCTCTGGTTCTTAGCATGGATGACCATGAAGAAGTTGCAGATGAATTTCAAGGTATAAAGCTGTGGTGGGCTTCTGCCAAACATGTTGGCAAAACACAGTCGTTTGCTTTCTATCCTGTCACGGATGAGAAAAGGTTTTACAAGCTTATTTTCCATAAAAAACACAGGGATTTGATCATCGGACCTTACCTCAAACATGTTTTGAAAGAAGGTAAGGCTATCAAGGTAAGGAACAGGCAAAGGAAGCTTTATACAAACAATGGGTCGAATTGGAGCTATGTTGTGTTTGAGCACCCTGCAACTTTTCAAACACTAGCAATGGAACAGGACAAGAAGGAGGAGATTATGGAAGATTTGATTACTTTCAGCCAAGCAGAAGAGTTTTATTCGAGAATTGGGAGGGCTTGGAAGAGGGGTTATCTTCTTTATGGTCCACCAGGGACTGGTAAATCCACCATGATTGCTGTAATGGCTAATTTTTTAGGGTACGACATTTATGATCTTGAGTTAACTGCTGTGAAAGACAACACAGAACTGAGGAAACTGTTGATTGAAACGTCAAGCAAGTCGATCATTGTTATCGAAGACATCGATTGTTCACTCGATTTAACTGGTCAAAGGAggccaaaaaaggagaaaaaggATGAAGCTGAAGAGATGAAACAACATCCAATGCACAAGGCAAGCATAGAAGAAGCTAAAAGTGGTCAGGTTACACTGTCGGGGTTGTTGAATTTCATTGATGGGCTATGGTCAGCTTGTGGGGGTGAAAGATTTATAGTATTCACGACCAACTTTGTTGAGAAACTTGATCCAGCTTTGATTCGAAAAGGTCGAATGGACAAACATATAGAATTGTCGTATTGTGGATTTGAAGCATTCAAGGTGTTGGCTAAAAACTATCAGAAGGTCGACTCTCATAAGTTGTTCGGCAGGATTCAGGATTTGTTGAGAGAAGTTAGAATAACTCCAGCTGATGTTGCTGAGCATTTGATGCCAAAAACTGCATCAAGGGATCTTCAAACTTGTTTCGAAAGCCTGATCCAGGCTCTAGAATCTGCAAAGCAAGCACAAGACAGTAACAAAGAAGAGACAGCATTGATCCAGGGATTGTCTGAAAAATCAGTTCAATAA